Below is a window of Acidobacteriota bacterium DNA.
AGCAATCGGTCTGCTGGCTTGGGGGTTCGATATCGTTTCAGCGAGTCTGGGATCATTGCCCTGCGGCTCTTCCGTCCCTTCCGTCTTCACTCCGGCAAAGTCAGGTATGGGGGTAGCCAGTTTGACATAGCTGTTGGAAAACGTGATGCAGAGGTTTCCTGCTCTGTATGTCACCCGGTAAGGCGTCCTGGCCGTGAGATCGAAGATGACGCGTGCTATACTTTGCGGTTGGTTCTGGAACTGTTCTGCTCTGATTCCGGCGAGGAATGAAGATCCGATATCTTTTCTGTGGGAATTTTCGATTCTCACATCGTAGAGGTCCACGATGACTCGGGGTGGATCATTCAGTTCAAAGTACTTGTAATAGTAGGATCCCTCGATAAACAGATCGATCTTCCGCTGTGTTTTTTCTCCGGATAGTTCGATCCCTTTCAGGATCCCGGCACAGAAGGCAGGTTTTGAAGTTGCTATGAAGAGAAAGATCATGAACGGGGCTGTCTTTAAGAACCTTTTTGTATAGATCATATCTTTACAAGTTCCTCAGGGATAAATTTCCATTATTATAAGCCTAAAATTCCTCTAGCAGGGAATATTTTTAAAAGCGGAAAGCGAAAGTGCTCCCGATCATAATCTGCTCGACATTTTCTGTGTACACATTGGAGGCTCTCTTCCATTTCATGGCTCTCAGCCCTACATTGTATTGTTCGTTGATCCTGAATTTCACGCCGGCAAAACCGGTTTTGACCTCATCCATGCGGATGGCGTAGATGGACCCGCCCTGCTCCAGCGGCAGATACTCCGGCAGGGAATACCTGCTCTTGAAGAGTGTCCCTCCCAGTTCCATCCCGAATCGTTTCGTGATGTGCTGGAAGATCGTCACGCCATAACTGTTTTGAATGGAATAGAGGTTCCGTCCGAAGATAGAGAAGACGGCTCCTTTGCTGTAGCTCAGGGAGATCCTTGTCGGTTCCATGATGCGAAAGGAGAGGGAAGCATCGCCAACCGGTCCCCTGTAACTGTTGAGATCCTTATGCTCGGGGAGGAGCGAGGCGTAGCCGATCCTGAAATTCCCGTTGAGGAAAGCGCTCGGATCGAACTTGAATCCCAGTTTGTAATATTTGCCTCTCATGTCCCTCTGCAGGGAATCGTTGAGGAAATCGTGCCGGATCTCCTCGCCTTCCAGGGTGATCGTCGTCTTCGAGAGCATTTTCTGCGAAAAGCCTAACGAGAGGGAATCTTCATTCCTGTCGAGGGATGCACTCAGCGTCGAACCGAAGTATTCGTCGTCGCTTTTGTATCTGATCGATGCTCTGGTAACAGTCAGCGAGGCGCTCGTCCTCGAGGAATGTCTGTAGGTGGAAGAGAAGGAAAGGC
It encodes the following:
- a CDS encoding outer membrane beta-barrel protein; translation: MRWGPLRLRPFFTIQDTGYDSNIYRRRTDVKSDFTSTFSPGFDLFTYLGSRGKILLKEQVDVVLFAKEDSLNHINSRNMAELDLYMTRFFFRTQGALNYIKERPNNEIDIRTRSSNGSLSFSSTYRHSSRTSASLTVTRASIRYKSDDEYFGSTLSASLDRNEDSLSLGFSQKMLSKTTITLEGEEIRHDFLNDSLQRDMRGKYYKLGFKFDPSAFLNGNFRIGYASLLPEHKDLNSYRGPVGDASLSFRIMEPTRISLSYSKGAVFSIFGRNLYSIQNSYGVTIFQHITKRFGMELGGTLFKSRYSLPEYLPLEQGGSIYAIRMDEVKTGFAGVKFRINEQYNVGLRAMKWKRASNVYTENVEQIMIGSTFAFRF